A single region of the Halichondria panicea chromosome 10, odHalPani1.1, whole genome shotgun sequence genome encodes:
- the LOC135343054 gene encoding uncharacterized protein LOC135343054 isoform X3 — MAGPEPDSRILLRVDTHLMPLKEEIWDARSQWKDIGHIVRTIQSLRGEERKAVGLPEQISEAKYEELALIGAPTLEELCEIYLGADWYIVGLWLGLEDTILSLIKEDYKYYYILYDISVSEKFIMLKNAMFKKYLETSYKTEQYMHFSMQLSFELQHDVDDFFSEEYSTQVVKLEEIKLKLGDNASRSILETILQKQQENRRDMKKNVLAALIRANLTNEAEKFCSSHELKLDDFIAANHLFPDPPEYVTNYARYLKTVYKQMPVMPNDWPVERDNKQQYTKLALIHASGYYKESSTMEHDYIHGKVDNIIAKKEEIEMNEVFYPIINSLTQKSRLTILMDGAPGVGKTTITRKLCIDWANGEILKEYHLVILVKLREIQFHEETKVVHLLPSATLSQVSEVAEYLENPDILGEQVLLVLDGFDELSENCRSKPSLCLKIIDGNMLQNCSILITSRPYASGVLKTLTRVNRRVEVLGFSKQQIINYVDKNLINKVHAETLIQMLKDRLDILSLCYIPLNCRIVLFVFQCLQYNLPATITELYEIFVLHTIKHHIEKCKENLGEIDDIRSLDSLSNLPPHILRNLDQLSNIAYTGMLQDKLSFQYEDVNNKEVLRLGLLTSHHGITATSMKCNYQFLHLTIQEFLAARHLVLSSENKLDFLRSHLDNSRFRMVILFLAGLSKLKFLPPNERLLGDSVLDLTSSIDEHKKSAQEKFLLLAHLVYESQLQASSQVIPIKSNILDLSNKALTRFDAFIITRFISFTPAHHYWELIDFKGCHLPLESMVFTAMHSRNVEANAIGMCKILSLRHVNVATLLPVFDTVEEISFAVTEAMSHDMVKTLCSAITNSKKLISVCVSSSIISKKSIVINRKEMSICTHSFNKLLGFIDIQNVSQLSLRYCSQIFTNCETCDQSSSNTLTSFCDIIENSSSLQDVDVSFCNLSTDSMDCLLSAVSSNHTPPLSFTLPHSPSLSPTLLHSPPLSPTLLHSPSLSPTLSHSPSLSPTLSHSPSLSPTLPHSPSLSPTFSHFPSLSPTLLHSLQRSSRCFFPPAPPAPPAPPPPPSPIMTAGFLNNLRIHGNHLDSDVALPLCKTKITEVGGFLCASYSKTITLKYLPDCYPCNYYGLKNLEYPHETFLLPDYISNVILITNHIEATKLETVVYRVAMLWKANQHLNNFVVIVDMYKLNSLLRNLEVADHKMEAHSSYAVALTRSSISISNQYSNSLPFSIESLKTLFGFVTFEMETFCIRGIELFNKCDILVDNLCKLIYSSKKLRSIELLNCNLTKKVSHSIVQSLLQSSSNVESVNFEEIYMEVNTICDLISMFVDRVQIEIGGYTFTIKSYDIYNVLNLNSLSAIVLNEDVTDAQMLIETIKLSPKTSNISISNHCYLNAQSISQFVSNNPHISSVCFSQVKGSCYDTATLAESLVKQKKLYTIRITSSGNPDSIFIRGHQFDLLAKYHTDLCICPNAFSFFTQLPEPQYLEYCNFSGQRRAFKDCSNCGSKGETAIQALCDLLSQSKTLNSIKLTDCDLNKKQLQKLSYTLRDLPQVQKLDVSGTSCDEESLTILLTTNLKEMKFLEFSLIIILDKAIKYCWKTSTENSSMLIASLVKHLLQANQHTELIMADANLTELQIKQLTQLANSSITTFHILKCSFATPHLLVSGRTFEVLTFFSTSTTSKESLGLQFFKTLNHNSFLVVLEISFINLKVDCTSEDLGGTFQIMLEENQHLQELTLNACDIDATVLCQLMKGLSKNSKLKVLHLSLLKTLNESVGPAIEFMVKENRCLHTLGISFSDIHDSVYEHIATGLGSNFTLKDLVLDGFKVTTGYFRMSNFRPTIQSVDWRKVFTILNQNNSLQTLSISTNAISKEAFDALKELLQSGPIINLYTCQCQFSPCQIQELRTILQPKGKLIHNTPYPASLHNIRNTRHIEDRLHSHF; from the exons ATGGCTGGACCTGAACCTGACTCAAGAATCC TTCTCAGAGTGGACACTCATTTGATGCCACTAAAAGAGGAGATTTGGGATGCACGATCACAGTGGAAGGACATTGGGC ATATTGTCAGAACGATACAATCACTACGTGGAGAGGAGCGAAAAGCAGTTGGACTGCCCGAACAAATTTCAG aaGCCAAATATGAAGAATTGGCTTTGATAGGAGCACCAACACTAGAGGAGTTGTGTGAAATTTATCTCGGAGCAGATTGGTATATAGTAGGTCTCTGGCTTGGACTTGAGGATACAATATTAAGTCTGATAAAGGAGGACtacaaatattattatattttatATGACATATCTGTCTCAGAAAAATTTATTATGCTGAAAAATGCTATGTTTAAAAAGTACCTAGAAACGTCATACAAAACAGAACAATACATGCACTTTTCTATGCAACTGTCTTTTGAGTTACAGCATGATGTGGACGATTTTTTCAGTGAAGAGTATTCAACACAAGTTGTCAAATTAGAAGAAATAAAGCTAAAATTAGGAGATAATgcatctagatctatattggAAACTATACTTCAAAAGCAGCAAGAAAACAGACGTGATATGAAGAAAAATGTTCTTGCAGCACTTATCAGAGCAAACTTGACAAATGAAGCAGAGAAATTCTGCTCATCACATG AATTAAAGCTAGATGATTTCATTGCCGCAAATCACTTGTTTCCTGATCCTCCTGAATATGTTACGAATTACGCTAGGTACCTAAAAACTGTTTACAAGCAAATGCCTGTAATGCCAAATGATTGGCCTGTGGAAAGAGATAATAAACAACAATACACTAAGCTAGCACTTATTCACGCTTCAGGTTATTATAAAGAATCATCTACAATGGAACATGACTATATTCATGGCAAAGTAGACAATATTATTGCTAAAAAGGAAGAGATTGAAATGAATGAAGTGTTTTATCCTATCATAAACTCATTAACACAAAAAAGTCGCCTAACAATATTAATGGATGGTGCTCCAGGAGTTGGTAAAACTACCATCACTAGAAAATTATGCATTGATTGGGCTAATGGTGAAATTCTCAAGGAGTATCATCTAGTCATTCTGGTTAAGCTAAGGGAGATTCAATTTCACGAAGAAACTAAAGTTGTTCATCTTTTACCTTCTGCGACTTTAAGTCAGGTGAGTGAGGTGGCTGAATACCTCGAAAACCCAGATATTTTGGGTGAGCAGGTTTTGTTAGTATTAGACGGCTTTGATGAGCTAAGCGAAAATTGTAGGTCCAAACCCTCCTTATGTTTAAAAATTATTGATGGAAATATGCTTCAAAATTGTTCAATATTAATTACATCTCGGCCGTATGCTTCAGGGGTTTTGAAAACGCTAACGCGTGTCAATCGGCGTGTTGAAGTTCTAGGATTCTCGAAGCAACAAATAATAAACTATGTGGATAAAAATTTGATCAACAAGGTACATGCAGAGACACTGATTCAAATGCTTAAAGATCGTCTTGACATACTTTCATTGTGCTACATTCCGCTCAACTGCAGAATAGTGCTCTTTGTATTCCAATGTCTCCAGTATAACCTACCAGCTACCATCACAGAGCTATATGAGATATTTGTTTTACATACTATAAAGCACCACATTGAAAAATGCAAAGAAAATTTGGGGGAGATAGACGACATCCGTTCCTTAGATAGTTTGAGCAATCTTCCACCACACATTCTACGCAATCTTGACCAGCTTAGCAATATAGCATACACTGGTATGCTACAAGATAAGCTTTCTTTCCAATATGAGGATGTGAATAATAAGGAGGTTTTACGTCTTGGACTACTGACCTCACATCATGGCATTACAGCAACAAGCATGAAGTGTAACTACCAGTTTCTTCATTTAACCATTCAAGAGTTTCTAGCTGCTAGACACTTAGTATTGTCTTCAGAAAACAAGCTGGACTTTCTCAGATCACATTTGGATAATTCCAGGTTTCGAATGGTCATTCTTTTTCTGGCTGGCCTGtcaaaattaaaatttttaCCACCAAATGAACGTCTTTTAGGAGATAGTGTATTGGATTTAACCAGCAGCATTGATGAACATAAAAAGTCTGCTCAAGAGAAATTTCTACTGCTAGCACATCTTGTGTATGAAAGCCAGCTACAGGCTTCTTCACAAGTGATTCCTATCAAATCCAACATTCTTGATTTATCCAATAAAGCTCTGACTCGATTTGACGCATTTATTATTACGAGATTTATTTCCTTTACACCTGCTCATCATTATTGGGAACTTATTGACTTCAAAGGCTGCCATTTACCTCTCGAAAGCATGGTTTTTACAGCAATGCATTCAAGAAACGTTGAGGCAAATGCAATTGGAATGTGTAAAATTTTGTCGTTAAGACATGTTAACGTTGCTACGCTATTACCTGTGTTTGACACTGTTGAAGAAATATCATTTGCAGTTACTGAGGCAATGAGCCATGACATGGTAAAGACACTGTGTTCAGCCATTACAAACAGCAAGAAATTAATAAGCGTATGTGTTTCTTCATCAATAATTTCGAAGAAGAGCATAGTAATTAATCGTAAAGAGATGAGCATATGCACCCACTCTTTCAACAAACTACTAGGGTTCATTGACATCCAAAATGTATCACAACTGTCACTACGATACTGCTCCCAAATTTTTACAAACTGTGAAACGTGTGACCAGTCATCATCCAATACCCTCACCAGCTTCTGTGACATTATAGAGAACAGTAGCAGTTTGCAAGATGTTGATGTCTCCTTTTGTAATCTATCAACTGATTCCATGGATTGCCTACTATCTGCTGTTAGTAGTAATCACACTCCCCCACTCTCCTTCACTCTCCCTCACTCTCCTTCACTTTCTCCCACTCTCCTTCACTCTCCCCCACTCTCCCCCACTCTCCTTCACTCTCCTTCACTCTCTCCCACTCTCTCCCACTCTCCTTCACTCTCCCCCACTCTCTCCCACTCTCCTTCACTCTCCCCCACTCTCCCCCACTCTCCTTCACTCTCCCCCACTTTCTCCCACTTTCCTTCACTCTCCCCCACTCTCCTCCACTCTCTTCAACGATCTTCCCGCTGTTTCTTCCCCCCTGCCCCCCCTGCCCCCCctgccccccctccccctccctcccctatTATGACAGCTGGCTTTCTAAATAATCTTCGTATTCATGGAAATCATCTCGATTCTGATGTAGCTTTGCCGCTgtgcaaaacaaaaataactGAGGTAGGTGGTTTTTTGTGTGCTAGCTACAGCAAAACAATTACTCTAAAGTATCTTCCTGATTGTTATCCCTGCAACTACTATGGTTTAAAGAACTTGGAGTATCCTCATGAAACTTTCCTTCTTCCAGACTACATTTCCAATGTGATCCTGATAACAAATCATATTGAGGCTACCAAGCTAGAAACTGTTGTATACAGAGTTGCAATGCTATGGAAAGCAAATCAACACCTCAATAATTTTGTAGTAATTGTGGATATGTATAAACTTAATTCACTATTAAGAAATCTGGAAGTAGCAGATCATAAGATGGAAGCACATTCAAGTTATGCTGTAGCGCTTACGCGAAgctctatatctatatctaatCAGTACTCCAACAGTTTACCTTTTTCTATTGAATCCTTGAAAACTCTTTTTGGATTTGTAACTTTCGAGATGGAAACTTTTTGCATAAGAGGTATAGAACTTTTTAATAAATGTGATATACTAGTCGATAACCTCTGTAAACTGATTTACTCCAGTAAAAAGTTAAGATCCATTGAGCTCTTAAATTGTAACCTCACGAAGAAAGTATCACATTCCATTGTACAGTCACTACTGCAGTCTAGCAGCAATGTTGAGTCTGTTAACTTTGAAGAAATTTATATGGAAGTAAACACCATCTGCGATCTAATCTCAATGTTTGTAGACCGTGTACAAATTGAGATTGGTGGATACACATTCACAATTAAATCATACGATATATATAATGTTTTGAATTTGAATTCGTTGTCTGCCATTGTGTTGAATGAAGATGTGACAGACGCTCAAATGCTTATAGAAACTATCAAACTTTCCCCTAAAACCTCAAACATATCTATTTCAAATCACTGCTACTTGAATGCTCAGTCAATATCACAATTTGTCTCGAACAATCCTCATATATCAAGTGTATGTTTTTCACAGGTTAAAGGATCTTGTTACGATACTGCTACGTTGGCTGAATCTCTTGTCAAGCAGAAAAAACTATATACTATAAGGATAACATCCAGCGGAAATCCTGATAGTATATTCATTCGGGGACATCAATTTGACCTCCTAGCTAAGTATCACACAGATCTCTGTATCTGCCCCAATGCATTTAGTTTTTTCACACAGTTACCTGAACCACAGTACCTTGAATACTGCAATTTTTCTGGCCAGAGAAGAGCATTTAAAGATTGTTCAAATTGTGGAAGTAAAGGGGAAACAGCGATACAAGCATTGTGTGATTTACTTTCCCAAAGCAAAACTTTAAATTCCATCAAGCTAACGGATTGTGATCTCAACAAAAAGCAATTACAAAAACTGTCATACACACTAAGAGATTTGCCCCAAGTTCAGAAACTAGATGTATCAGGGACCAGCTGTGATGAAGAATCCCTCACGATCTTGCTAACAACTAATCTGAAGGAAATGAAATTTCTTGAGTTTTCACTTATCATCATATTAGATAAAGCAATAAAATATTGTTGGAAAACGAGCACCGAAAACTCTTCTATGCTTATTGCTTCGCTTGTAAAGCATTTGCTTCAAGCAAATCAACACACGGAGCTGATAATGGCTGATGCCAATCTTACTGAATTGCAAATCAAACAGCTCACTCAACTTGCCAATAGCTCCATTACAACATTCCATATTTTGAAGTGTTCATTTGCAACACCACATCTTCTAGTTTCTGGTAGAACGTTTGAAGTATTAACATTTTTTTCGACATCGACCACCTCCAAAGAATCTCTAGGGTTACAATTTTTCAAAACTCTGAACCACAATTCTTTCCTGGTAGTTCTAGAAATATCATTCATAAATTTGAAAGTAGATTGTACCAGTGAAGATCTTGGTGGAACATTTCAAATTATGCTTGAGGAAAATCAACATCTGCAAGAGTTAACTCTAAACGCGTGCGATATCGACGCTACTGTATTATGCCAATTAATGAAAGGGCTCTCGAAAAACAGCAAACTTAAAGTATTACACCTGAGTTTACTTAAAACTTTGAATGAAAGTGTTGGTCCAGCTATTGAATTTATGGTGAAAGAAAATAGATGCTTGCATACTCTGGGTATATCATTTAGTGACATTCACGACTCAGTTTATGAGCACATAGCTACAGGTTTAGGTAGTAATTTCACTCTAAAGGACCTAGTACTTGATGGTTTCAAAGTTACAACTGGATATTTCAGAATGTCTAATTTCAGGCCTACAATACAATCAGTTGATTGGAGGAAAGTCTTCACAATTCTTAACCAAAATAATTCCCTTCAAACCCTCAGTATTTCTACGAATGCAATTTCCAAAGAAGCCTTCGATGCATTGAAGGAACTACTTCAAAGTGGACCAATTATCAATCTGTACACTTGTCAGTGCCAATTTTCTCCCTGTCAGATTCAAGAATTACGCACTATACTTCAGCCAAAAGGGAAGCTGATACACAATACACCTTATCCTGCATCTTTACACAACATCAGAAATACAAGACACATTGAAGATCGTCTTCATAGTCACTTTTAA